One genomic segment of Bdellovibrionales bacterium includes these proteins:
- a CDS encoding helix-turn-helix transcriptional regulator — protein sequence MNNRIQELRFEKGLTQQDLAESVDVTRATIIALEKGSYNPSLELAFRLAKFFKVGIEKLFFEKGPRHE from the coding sequence ATTAACAACCGAATTCAGGAATTGAGATTTGAGAAGGGTCTCACTCAGCAAGATTTGGCCGAGTCCGTCGATGTAACAAGAGCAACCATCATCGCCTTAGAGAAGGGAAGCTATAATCCCTCTCTGGAGCTTGCCTTTCGCTTAGCTAAATTTTTTAAAGTTGGAATTGAAAAACTATTTTTTGAGAAAGGACCTCGCCATGAATAA
- a CDS encoding type II toxin-antitoxin system Phd/YefM family antitoxin, which translates to MAEFKSQAAALLDRINTASQPLLITQNGKPAGVLEESWVNVDLMPEVLNILFLVC; encoded by the coding sequence TTGGCAGAGTTTAAGAGTCAGGCAGCCGCGCTTCTTGATCGAATCAACACTGCTTCACAGCCGCTATTAATAACCCAAAATGGCAAACCCGCAGGGGTCTTAGAAGAATCCTGGGTAAATGTCGATCTAATGCCAGAAGTGTTGAACATTTTATTCCTTGTGTGTTAG
- the serS gene encoding serine--tRNA ligase, which yields MIDIKALEKSEQVDGLGRSYSEAYRESLKNRGEDGSLVDQLLSLNSERKALVTQAEQARAEQNRVGLEIAKRKRAGENADVLLSEMQKLSSQIKEMTELSVSKEAELNEKLSRLPNICHHSVPIGKGEENNLEIRLVGEIPKFAFKAKDHIELGEALGIIDFERGGKVTGARFTFLRSAASALERALIQFMMNVHTLEHGYEEMIPPFIVNSQSLFGTGQFPKFREDVFHLENTDYYLVPTAEVPVTNYFAGEVLEESQLPLRFCAYSPCFRSEAGSYGKDTKGLIRQHQFNKVELVTFSHPDKSYEMHEALTSHAERILQKLELTYRLVSLCSGDIGFGAAKCYDLEVWLPGQEKFREISSCSNFEDFQSRRADIRFRPAGAKAKPRFVHTLNGSGLAVGRTLIAIIENYQQEDGSILIPKVLQPYMGGREVIGSAARS from the coding sequence ATGATCGATATCAAGGCTCTCGAGAAAAGCGAACAAGTGGATGGGTTGGGAAGGTCTTATTCCGAGGCCTACCGTGAATCCTTAAAGAACCGCGGCGAAGACGGCTCTCTTGTGGATCAACTACTCAGTTTGAATAGCGAACGAAAGGCACTTGTTACTCAAGCTGAACAGGCCCGAGCCGAACAAAATCGGGTTGGCCTTGAAATCGCAAAGAGAAAGAGAGCCGGAGAGAATGCCGACGTACTATTGTCTGAAATGCAGAAACTGAGTTCACAGATCAAAGAAATGACTGAGTTGTCAGTCTCCAAAGAAGCGGAGCTAAATGAGAAGCTCTCGCGGCTGCCAAATATTTGTCATCACTCCGTGCCAATCGGTAAGGGTGAGGAGAATAATCTTGAAATTCGCCTCGTTGGTGAAATTCCCAAATTTGCGTTTAAGGCAAAAGACCATATTGAACTTGGCGAAGCCCTGGGTATTATTGATTTTGAGCGTGGCGGAAAAGTAACAGGTGCGAGATTTACCTTTCTGCGTTCGGCAGCCTCGGCCCTTGAAAGAGCACTCATTCAGTTTATGATGAATGTTCACACGCTTGAGCACGGCTACGAAGAGATGATTCCCCCTTTTATTGTGAATAGCCAAAGCCTGTTTGGCACTGGGCAGTTTCCAAAGTTTCGAGAGGACGTCTTTCATTTGGAGAACACGGACTACTATCTCGTACCCACAGCGGAGGTTCCCGTAACTAACTATTTTGCGGGTGAAGTTTTGGAAGAATCCCAGTTGCCTCTTCGCTTCTGTGCTTACAGCCCCTGTTTTCGGTCAGAGGCCGGTTCCTACGGTAAGGACACGAAAGGACTGATTCGACAGCATCAATTTAATAAGGTTGAACTGGTCACTTTCTCTCATCCCGACAAGTCTTATGAAATGCATGAGGCTCTTACATCGCATGCAGAACGCATACTCCAGAAACTGGAGCTTACGTACAGGCTTGTCTCTCTTTGTTCCGGTGACATTGGTTTTGGTGCGGCAAAGTGCTACGACCTCGAAGTCTGGTTGCCGGGGCAGGAGAAATTTCGGGAAATTAGTTCCTGTTCTAACTTCGAAGACTTTCAGTCCAGGCGGGCTGATATTCGTTTTCGCCCTGCAGGAGCCAAAGCCAAGCCCAGATTTGTTCATACCCTCAATGGTTCTGGTTTGGCAGTTGGCCGGACCTTGATAGCCATCATCGAGAACTACCAGCAGGAAGATGGTTCTATCCTCATTCCAAAGGTCCTTCAGCCCTATATGGGGGGGAGAGAAGTTATAGGTTCGGCGGCTAGGAGCTAA